From the genome of Lentilactobacillus buchneri, one region includes:
- a CDS encoding lipoate--protein ligase has protein sequence MKYLKDPTVEQAFPEYLQTTAKFSDALVYFYHPQTPIVICGVHQNVFAEVNMAYLQAHGIDLVRRGSGGGAVYVDPGNLTYVFIDTEPTVQHPHFRKYAQPVVKALQSLGVNAESDSRNDLTVDGRKFSGMSASKIGHRVSYGGTLMIDVDIEAASSVLKPSRAKLRAKGVQSVHSRVTNLREHFDAAHRTVSIDQVQQTILTQVFQTTNLAQVPTYRLTEKDWQAIVSLAHTKYGSKTWIFGAGNQHQYYRDGYFNGIGTVGIGFSIQDNHVVDSQIYGDFLQPNSNLHAITERLDGTEFNLSALTDAFARADLTTSIGPLPPKRLAEIMLDRSHDDQF, from the coding sequence TTGAAATATTTGAAGGACCCAACGGTTGAACAGGCCTTTCCGGAATACCTGCAGACAACGGCGAAGTTTTCAGATGCACTGGTGTATTTCTACCACCCGCAAACGCCAATTGTCATTTGTGGCGTTCATCAGAACGTTTTTGCCGAGGTGAACATGGCTTATCTCCAGGCCCACGGGATTGATTTGGTTCGCCGAGGTTCTGGTGGTGGAGCCGTCTACGTTGATCCCGGAAATCTGACGTACGTTTTTATTGATACTGAGCCAACTGTCCAACATCCCCATTTCAGAAAATACGCCCAACCAGTCGTTAAAGCGTTGCAGTCCCTGGGCGTCAATGCGGAGAGTGACAGTCGAAATGATTTAACAGTTGATGGCCGCAAGTTTTCCGGGATGTCAGCTTCCAAAATTGGTCATCGGGTGTCCTATGGCGGCACGCTGATGATTGATGTCGATATCGAGGCTGCCAGCTCAGTGTTGAAACCATCACGGGCAAAGTTGAGGGCTAAAGGCGTTCAATCGGTTCACAGTCGGGTGACAAATCTCCGCGAGCACTTTGATGCTGCCCATCGAACAGTTTCAATCGATCAAGTTCAACAAACAATTTTGACCCAAGTGTTTCAAACAACTAATCTGGCGCAAGTTCCAACCTATCGATTGACTGAGAAAGATTGGCAGGCAATTGTTTCGTTGGCTCATACTAAATATGGCAGCAAGACCTGGATTTTTGGCGCTGGCAATCAACATCAATATTACAGAGATGGTTATTTTAACGGTATTGGAACGGTCGGAATCGGGTTCTCGATTCAAGACAACCACGTGGTTGATTCGCAAATTTATGGGGATTTCTTACAACCAAATTCAAATCTTCATGCCATTACCGAGCGGTTGGATGGGACTGAATTCAATTTATCAGCCCTCACGGATGCCTTTGCAAGGGCTGATTTGACGACCAGCATCGGGCCGCTTCCACCGAAACGATTGGCCGAGATCATGTTGGATCGCTCACATGATGATCAGTTTTAA
- a CDS encoding peptide ABC transporter substrate-binding protein, with translation MGTLAACSSQTKSKDNSKLVRTANLSANYSIVTLDISKAQGFDNAGNLYDSLLYMNRNHKPVPALASQYRVSNAGKTYTFTIRKNAKFSNGDPITADSFVYSWQRTLNPKTKSTHAYLFDGVKNAEKVNFGKLPLSALGVAAPNKRTFVVHLDRPIAYFTKLMTYQAFSPQDKKIVDKYGASYGQAANKAVFSGPYVIKKWAPQSNTWTFKKNPNYWDKKHVKMNTIHMNYVTDPQTSLSLYQAHKLDFTILIGDQVTHYKNSADLYHGPYSYMNYLVYNQKIKNPTLRKAFNNVDIRKAVSLTIDRSQIANNLLKGESLKPTGFVTKYLAYDPANNKDFASQQYGGEGVAYNPKLAKDYWNKGLKQIGQKKLAFNLMVANSDNVKKVSEFIKSSAEKQLPGLTINLQTVPQEVQYARGVSGDFEAYITGRGADIADPTAFLQPMMSKNSMNYGSWHNAKFDQLISQSIYTNNANPSIRWNKMLAAEKIIMQDQGATPLFQNYNLYLKRPYLHGITHNTTGSQWNYKYMYIKK, from the coding sequence GTGGGGACACTAGCGGCTTGTTCGAGCCAGACTAAGTCAAAAGACAACAGCAAGTTGGTTCGAACGGCCAACTTGTCGGCGAACTATTCAATCGTGACCCTGGATATTTCAAAAGCCCAGGGCTTCGATAACGCCGGTAATCTCTATGATAGTTTGTTGTACATGAATAGGAATCATAAGCCGGTTCCGGCGTTGGCAAGTCAGTATCGTGTGTCCAATGCCGGTAAGACTTATACTTTCACAATTCGAAAGAACGCCAAGTTTAGTAATGGGGATCCAATTACAGCTGACAGCTTTGTCTATTCGTGGCAACGGACGTTGAATCCCAAGACCAAGTCCACCCATGCCTATCTGTTTGATGGCGTGAAGAATGCCGAAAAGGTCAACTTTGGGAAACTGCCGCTAAGCGCGCTGGGCGTTGCGGCACCGAATAAGCGAACGTTTGTTGTTCATTTGGATCGGCCGATTGCCTACTTCACTAAATTGATGACCTATCAGGCCTTTTCACCACAAGACAAAAAGATCGTTGACAAATACGGCGCCAGCTATGGCCAAGCTGCCAATAAGGCCGTTTTTTCCGGGCCATATGTCATCAAAAAATGGGCCCCACAATCCAATACTTGGACATTTAAAAAGAATCCAAACTACTGGGACAAAAAGCATGTCAAGATGAACACAATTCATATGAATTATGTGACTGATCCACAGACCAGTTTGTCGTTATATCAGGCACACAAACTTGATTTTACAATTTTAATTGGCGATCAGGTCACGCATTATAAGAATAGTGCCGACCTATACCACGGTCCGTACTCATACATGAACTATTTGGTTTATAACCAAAAGATCAAGAATCCAACCTTGCGGAAAGCTTTTAATAATGTGGATATCCGCAAAGCCGTTTCATTAACGATTGATCGCAGCCAGATTGCCAACAACCTCTTGAAAGGCGAATCACTGAAGCCAACTGGATTTGTTACCAAATATTTGGCTTATGATCCGGCCAACAATAAGGACTTTGCTTCTCAACAATATGGCGGTGAAGGGGTTGCCTATAATCCTAAGTTGGCCAAGGATTATTGGAACAAAGGATTAAAACAAATTGGTCAAAAGAAGCTGGCCTTTAACCTCATGGTTGCCAATTCAGATAACGTGAAGAAAGTGAGTGAATTTATCAAATCATCCGCTGAGAAACAACTTCCTGGATTAACGATTAATCTTCAGACGGTTCCTCAAGAAGTTCAGTATGCCCGCGGAGTTTCCGGCGATTTTGAAGCGTACATTACCGGTCGCGGAGCTGACATTGCTGATCCAACCGCCTTTCTGCAGCCGATGATGAGCAAGAATTCAATGAACTATGGCTCATGGCATAATGCAAAATTTGATCAGCTGATCAGCCAGTCAATTTATACCAACAACGCCAACCCATCGATTCGTTGGAACAAGATGTTGGCAGCTGAGAAGATTATCATGCAGGATCAAGGGGCCACACCTTTATTCCAGAATTACAACTTATATCTGAAACGACCTTATTTGCACGGCATTACCCACAATACAACGGGGTCACAATGGAATTATAAATATATGTATATTAAGAAGTAG
- a CDS encoding ABC-F family ATP-binding cassette domain-containing protein, with protein MSFAEKDLYKDAEFTLEKGEHMGVVGQNGVGKSTLIKIITGSELPLSGDIKWQKNIKIGYLDQYADVEEDLTLIDFLRTAFADLYKTSDQLNELYNTYAKTADDKLLERAGKLQDILDSSDFYNIDTRIEQTITGLGLDNIGRDHLVGQMSGGQRSKIILAKMLLADPDVILLDEPTNYLDTAQIDWLIDYLNGFTGSALVVSHDYDFLEKITNCIINVAFGKITKYRGSFKQAMRQRAEREEFQQREYDKQQVEIEKAERFIRKNKAGSKSTMAKSREKKLAHMDKIDPPSTNIKASFNFPYEETGSHEALTVDHLSVGYNKPLLKPVTFTISMGEKFGFAGFNGVGKSTLIKSILGQLPAKGGTAKFSPSSHISYFSQELEWDNNRMTPMQIISDKFPKLNQRAIRTKLAKCGLDAANAIKPIGELSGGEQTKVKLAMMEFTPTNFLIMDEPTNHLDEETKEALKRALDRFPGNLIIVSHESSFYDGLVDKVLNVEQLSLKEKPVIREES; from the coding sequence ATGAGCTTTGCTGAGAAGGATCTGTACAAAGATGCTGAATTTACGCTTGAAAAAGGCGAGCACATGGGCGTGGTGGGTCAAAATGGGGTTGGTAAATCAACGCTCATCAAGATCATTACCGGAAGTGAACTGCCTCTTTCTGGGGACATAAAGTGGCAGAAAAACATTAAAATTGGTTATTTGGACCAGTATGCCGATGTTGAGGAAGATTTAACCCTGATCGACTTTTTGCGCACGGCATTTGCTGATTTATACAAAACTAGTGACCAATTGAATGAACTTTATAATACCTATGCTAAGACGGCCGATGATAAATTGTTGGAGCGGGCTGGGAAACTTCAGGACATCTTGGATTCCAGCGATTTCTATAACATTGACACCAGAATTGAACAGACGATTACCGGCTTGGGATTAGATAACATTGGTCGCGATCACCTGGTTGGCCAGATGTCAGGTGGTCAGCGTTCCAAGATCATCCTTGCCAAAATGTTGTTGGCAGATCCCGACGTCATTTTACTCGATGAGCCAACCAACTATCTGGACACCGCTCAAATCGACTGGTTGATCGACTATTTGAATGGGTTTACCGGTTCTGCACTGGTCGTCTCACATGATTATGATTTCTTGGAAAAAATCACTAACTGTATCATCAACGTTGCTTTTGGGAAGATTACCAAATATCGTGGTAGTTTCAAACAAGCGATGCGTCAACGGGCTGAGAGAGAAGAATTCCAACAGCGTGAGTACGATAAGCAGCAGGTCGAAATCGAGAAAGCTGAGCGCTTTATCCGTAAGAACAAGGCGGGTTCCAAGTCCACGATGGCCAAATCGCGGGAGAAGAAACTGGCCCATATGGATAAAATTGATCCGCCTTCGACTAATATCAAGGCCAGCTTCAATTTTCCCTATGAAGAAACCGGTTCTCATGAAGCCTTGACCGTCGATCATTTGTCGGTTGGTTACAATAAGCCATTACTTAAGCCGGTTACCTTCACCATTTCAATGGGAGAGAAGTTTGGCTTTGCAGGGTTTAACGGGGTTGGTAAGTCAACTTTGATCAAATCAATCCTCGGTCAACTGCCTGCCAAAGGTGGAACGGCCAAATTCTCGCCATCATCTCACATCAGTTATTTCAGCCAGGAACTGGAATGGGATAACAACCGGATGACGCCGATGCAGATTATTTCGGATAAATTTCCTAAATTAAACCAACGGGCAATCCGGACCAAGCTTGCCAAATGCGGTCTGGATGCTGCCAATGCCATTAAACCAATTGGGGAACTTTCCGGAGGTGAACAAACCAAGGTCAAATTGGCCATGATGGAGTTCACCCCGACCAACTTCCTGATTATGGATGAGCCCACCAATCATTTGGATGAAGAGACTAAAGAGGCCTTGAAGCGAGCTTTGGACCGGTTCCCCGGTAACTTAATTATTGTCAGCCATGAGTCCAGCTTCTATGATGGATTGGTTGATAAAGTCTTGAACGTGGAGCAATTGAGCTTAAAGGAAAAACCAGTGATTCGAGAAGAATCGTAA
- a CDS encoding VOC family protein has translation MNIREIEYITIPVSNLEVSLRFYHEVFDLQIVDLPNGDKGADMHKMFLDFHEEDKVDNPISFGLIAKDKMADIKAHLINYFVDIVSEPTEKTEVRRNVNSITILDPDKNRIEVNEFR, from the coding sequence ATGAATATCAGAGAAATTGAATACATTACAATCCCCGTCTCCAACCTGGAAGTCAGCCTCAGATTTTACCACGAGGTCTTTGACCTGCAAATTGTTGATTTACCCAACGGTGATAAGGGAGCGGACATGCACAAAATGTTCCTTGACTTCCACGAGGAAGACAAGGTCGACAACCCAATCTCATTTGGCTTGATTGCTAAAGACAAAATGGCCGATATCAAAGCCCATTTGATTAACTACTTTGTGGATATCGTGAGTGAACCGACCGAAAAAACTGAAGTAAGGAGAAACGTTAATTCGATCACGATTTTAGATCCTGACAAGAATCGGATCGAAGTTAACGAGTTCAGATAA
- a CDS encoding CPBP family intramembrane glutamic endopeptidase: MNPTRYLITKSTQILKFVGFLATYIVAESVFEIAGQYIKDPLSARHLLGLALVLIAGALALIGWRYGKQLAANNPRHFGRRHPTAKRIAQLLWIFILMTAIQILWQWLIANHVLTTPSNQQAVEAAEVKMPMWNIFFGGILAPIFEELIFRGIFMNYFFNKDNRLNNLLAVIVSGSLFGFAHEMSFDLTWIMYSALGCCLSFAYMHFRDIRYSIALHMMNNLIP, translated from the coding sequence ATGAATCCAACCAGGTATCTCATCACTAAATCAACGCAAATTTTAAAATTCGTGGGGTTTCTGGCAACTTATATTGTAGCGGAATCAGTTTTTGAAATTGCCGGTCAATACATCAAAGACCCTCTGAGTGCTCGTCACCTTCTGGGACTGGCACTGGTTTTGATTGCCGGGGCCCTGGCTTTGATCGGTTGGCGTTATGGTAAGCAGCTCGCTGCTAACAATCCACGGCATTTTGGCCGACGGCATCCGACTGCCAAGCGGATCGCCCAACTGTTATGGATTTTTATTTTGATGACGGCTATCCAGATACTTTGGCAGTGGCTCATTGCCAACCACGTCTTGACTACACCCAGCAATCAACAGGCTGTCGAAGCCGCCGAAGTCAAGATGCCCATGTGGAACATCTTTTTTGGCGGGATTCTCGCACCGATTTTTGAGGAGCTTATTTTTCGTGGCATCTTCATGAATTATTTCTTCAATAAAGATAACCGGCTGAACAATCTTTTGGCAGTCATCGTCAGCGGCTCGCTGTTTGGGTTTGCCCATGAGATGAGCTTTGACCTGACTTGGATCATGTATTCCGCCCTCGGCTGCTGCTTATCGTTTGCCTACATGCATTTCCGTGATATTCGTTATAGTATCGCACTTCATATGATGAACAATTTGATTCCATAG
- a CDS encoding ISL3 family transposase, producing MSNDTTKMLLGIDDEHLIIEEGQVGDDGVIRLVGSLNYTPKACRNCGIINDHQIIGYGWRKTTIRFAKTLGSTVILCLNRRNFHCKACHTNFLAQTNAVPKHCTISNTTRKQCLEKLTEPVSLKHIADELSTSDSFVGRQLLRAERDFQTNWHYLPKVLLMDEVKSTKSATDAMSFEFMDAETHELIDLLPFRTIYQLQKYFQHYDQAARENVKIIVTDMNYTYPKLVGQIFPNAIVVIDPFHLVNALNRAFNKTRVRLMKTLATSSREYHALKRYWKLLLTPENHLNYEAFRKWTNFPYPATATDVVDALLDIDPELKQTYNVMNRLRETIKNRDWPNYNQVFHHLEGCSEEMLATLQTLATHHDEIGNTFTHHYTNGPLEGSNNKIKVIKRTGFGYRNFFRFRLRVLFAFRVHTKRALITK from the coding sequence ATGTCAAATGATACTACGAAAATGTTGTTAGGAATAGATGATGAACACTTAATAATTGAGGAAGGACAAGTGGGTGATGATGGAGTGATTCGATTGGTGGGGTCCCTAAACTACACCCCCAAGGCATGCCGCAATTGTGGGATTATCAATGATCACCAAATTATTGGCTATGGTTGGCGGAAGACCACCATTAGATTCGCAAAAACATTGGGCAGCACCGTTATCCTGTGTCTCAATCGGCGAAACTTTCACTGTAAGGCTTGTCATACCAATTTCCTGGCGCAGACGAATGCGGTGCCGAAACACTGCACGATTTCAAATACGACCCGCAAACAATGCTTAGAAAAACTGACCGAACCGGTTTCGCTCAAACACATTGCCGATGAGTTATCCACTTCGGATTCATTCGTTGGTCGGCAGCTCTTGCGCGCTGAACGGGACTTTCAAACCAACTGGCACTATTTACCAAAAGTTCTCCTCATGGACGAAGTTAAAAGCACTAAGAGCGCCACCGACGCGATGAGCTTTGAATTTATGGATGCGGAAACCCACGAATTGATCGACCTGTTACCCTTTAGGACCATCTATCAGCTTCAAAAGTATTTCCAGCATTACGACCAGGCTGCGCGAGAAAATGTGAAAATTATCGTCACCGATATGAACTATACCTATCCCAAATTGGTGGGGCAGATCTTTCCGAACGCCATCGTTGTCATCGATCCGTTCCACTTGGTTAACGCTTTAAATCGAGCTTTTAATAAGACGCGGGTGCGCCTCATGAAAACCCTGGCGACTTCCTCACGCGAGTATCACGCCCTAAAACGCTATTGGAAACTATTATTAACGCCGGAAAATCACCTCAACTACGAAGCTTTCCGTAAGTGGACAAACTTCCCTTATCCAGCGACTGCCACTGATGTGGTTGATGCTTTATTGGACATTGATCCCGAGCTCAAGCAAACTTACAACGTGATGAATCGGTTACGTGAAACCATCAAAAACCGTGATTGGCCCAACTATAATCAAGTATTCCATCACTTAGAGGGCTGCTCGGAAGAGATGTTGGCAACCCTCCAGACCCTAGCGACTCATCATGATGAAATTGGCAATACCTTTACTCACCATTACACCAACGGGCCCTTAGAAGGTTCAAACAACAAGATTAAAGTCATTAAACGCACTGGATTTGGTTACCGAAACTTCTTCAGATTCCGGCTAAGAGTGCTGTTCGCTTTTCGAGTTCATACAAAAAGAGCTCTAATCACCAAGTGA
- a CDS encoding ISL3 family transposase, protein MSNDTTKMLLGIDDEHLKIENGKIGDDGVIRLNGSLNYSPKACRNCGVINDHQIIGYGWRKTTIRFAKTLGSTVILCLNRRNFHCKACHTNFLAQTSAVPKHCTISNTTRKQCLEKLTEPVSLKHIANELSTSDSFVGRQLLRAEHDFQTNWHYLPKVLLMDEVKSTKSATDAMSFEFMDAETHELIDLLPFRTIYQLQKYFQHYDQAARENVKIIVTDMNYTYPKLVGQIFPNAIVVIDPFHLVNALNRAFNKTRVRLMKTPATSSRQYHALKRYWKLLLTPANHLNYEAFRKWTNFPYPATATDVVDALLDIDPELKQTYDVMNRLRETIKNRDWPNYNQAFHHLQGCSEEMLAALQTLAAHHDEIGNTFTHHYTNGPLEGSNNKIKVIKRTGFGYRNFFRFRLRVLFAFRVHTKRALITK, encoded by the coding sequence ATGTCAAATGATACTACGAAAATGTTGTTAGGAATAGATGATGAACACTTAAAAATTGAGAATGGCAAAATAGGTGATGATGGGGTAATCAGATTAAATGGATCACTGAACTATTCTCCCAAGGCCTGCCGCAATTGTGGGGTTATTAATGATCACCAGATCATTGGCTATGGTTGGCGGAAGACCACCATTAGATTCGCTAAAACATTGGGCAGCACGGTTATCCTATGCCTCAATCGGCGAAACTTTCACTGTAAGGCTTGTCATACCAACTTCCTGGCGCAGACGAGTGCAGTGCCGAAGCACTGCACGATTTCAAATACAACCCGGAAACAATGTTTAGAGAAGTTAACGGAACCAGTGAGCCTCAAACACATTGCCAATGAATTGTCCACTTCGGATTCATTCGTTGGTCGGCAGCTCTTGCGCGCTGAACACGACTTTCAAACCAACTGGCACTACTTACCCAAAGTTCTCCTCATGGACGAAGTTAAAAGTACTAAGAGCGCCACCGACGCGATGAGCTTTGAATTTATGGACGCGGAAACCCACGAATTGATTGACCTGTTGCCCTTTAGAACCATCTATCAGCTTCAAAAGTACTTCCAACATTATGACCAAGCCGCGCGAGAAAATGTGAAAATTATCGTTACCGATATGAACTATACCTATCCCAAATTGGTTGGGCAGATCTTCCCGAACGCCATCGTTGTCATCGATCCCTTCCACCTGGTTAACGCTTTAAACCGGGCTTTTAATAAGACGCGAGTGCGTCTCATGAAAACCCCGGCCACTTCCTCACGCCAGTATCACGCCTTGAAACGCTATTGGAAACTATTATTAACGCCGGCCAATCACCTTAACTACGAGGCTTTCCGTAAGTGGACAAACTTCCCTTATCCGGCAACTGCCACGGATGTGGTTGATGCTTTACTGGACATTGATCCCGAGCTCAAGCAAACTTACGACGTGATGAATCGGTTACGTGAAACCATCAAAAACCGCGACTGGCCCAACTATAATCAAGCCTTTCACCACCTGCAGGGGTGCTCGGAAGAGATGTTGGCAGCCCTCCAAACCTTGGCGGCTCATCATGATGAAATTGGCAACACTTTCACCCACCACTACACCAACGGGCCATTAGAAGGTTCAAACAACAAGATTAAAGTCATTAAGCGCACTGGATTTGGTTACCGAAACTTCTTCAGATTCCGGCTAAGAGTGCTGTTCGCTTTTCGAGTTCATACAAAAAGAGCCCTAATCACCAAGTGA
- a CDS encoding YxeA family protein, producing the protein MKKRTIIILAVLVVLGAIGGIWYHHNYARIFYYGQVGKLERTENSPGNNPDVHYYLIKAYNDKGQGKTLEVGSVDGKYFVKGHYIKIGYSRSKNVVDYEGIPYSQVPKAAKEKLNHSN; encoded by the coding sequence ATGAAGAAAAGAACAATTATCATTTTGGCGGTTCTTGTTGTGCTTGGTGCAATTGGCGGTATCTGGTATCATCACAATTATGCGAGAATCTTTTACTATGGCCAAGTTGGCAAATTGGAACGAACTGAGAATTCGCCCGGCAATAACCCGGATGTTCATTACTATTTGATTAAGGCTTACAATGACAAAGGTCAGGGTAAGACCCTTGAAGTGGGCTCGGTTGACGGTAAGTATTTCGTCAAAGGTCACTATATCAAGATTGGTTACTCAAGATCGAAGAATGTCGTTGACTATGAGGGAATTCCTTATTCACAGGTGCCTAAAGCAGCTAAGGAAAAGTTGAATCATTCTAATTAA
- a CDS encoding DUF2075 domain-containing protein, whose amino-acid sequence MESLESHTLNAFSKNIELTDHQKAVLKQIDAFSRQHLKEDGHAVFVLMGDAGTGKSLILNQLFTELAQVVDDAYFLVNHPELLKVYRELAGQTPHMLKKYYQRPTSFINQMHKQGKQVNLTVVDEAHLLLSKPDHYNNYYGDNQLQDIINLSRVTIVVFDPHQVLRTKSFWNKARLEKLIAPYPHDLVHLKQQFRMQAGPKLMNWLDHFIDGDVIPAIPSDVGDYDFRIFADAEKMFQTIIKKNDQYGLSRMTSTSGYPSTLDGGKHLVNEGNFHLPWDQYNFTSTPWAEQPQTIDEVGSIYTVQGFDLNYIGIIIGPPFYLTADNRLGVDPSKVTDVEIFKHRSDMSKKDYEESKVELLRNSLNVLLRRGIKGMYLHAHDPRLERYLEEMMPK is encoded by the coding sequence ATGGAATCTTTGGAATCGCACACCTTAAATGCATTTTCGAAAAATATTGAACTGACTGACCACCAGAAAGCTGTTTTAAAGCAAATTGACGCCTTTTCTCGCCAACATTTAAAAGAAGACGGGCACGCGGTGTTTGTTTTGATGGGGGATGCCGGGACCGGCAAAAGTTTGATCTTGAATCAACTGTTTACCGAGTTGGCCCAAGTCGTTGACGATGCCTATTTTCTGGTCAATCATCCCGAACTCCTAAAAGTGTATCGCGAGTTGGCTGGGCAAACCCCACACATGCTGAAAAAGTACTATCAGCGGCCGACGAGCTTTATCAATCAGATGCATAAGCAGGGCAAACAGGTCAATTTGACGGTTGTCGATGAGGCCCATTTGTTGCTGAGCAAGCCGGATCACTACAATAACTACTATGGTGACAATCAGCTGCAGGACATCATCAATTTAAGCCGGGTGACGATTGTTGTTTTTGATCCGCATCAAGTGTTGCGAACCAAGAGCTTTTGGAATAAAGCCAGATTGGAAAAATTGATCGCCCCATATCCTCACGATTTAGTGCATCTTAAGCAGCAGTTTAGAATGCAGGCCGGCCCGAAGCTGATGAATTGGCTGGATCACTTTATTGACGGGGATGTTATACCCGCGATTCCCAGTGACGTTGGCGACTATGACTTTCGTATTTTTGCCGATGCTGAAAAGATGTTTCAAACGATCATCAAGAAAAACGACCAGTATGGCTTATCGCGAATGACGTCAACCAGTGGCTATCCCTCAACCTTGGATGGTGGGAAACATTTGGTCAACGAAGGCAACTTTCATCTACCTTGGGATCAATATAATTTCACCAGTACCCCATGGGCTGAGCAGCCACAAACGATTGACGAGGTCGGCAGCATTTACACGGTTCAGGGGTTTGATCTGAACTACATTGGGATTATCATTGGGCCGCCGTTTTATTTAACTGCCGATAACCGTCTGGGCGTCGATCCCAGCAAAGTCACTGACGTGGAGATCTTCAAGCATCGTTCCGACATGTCGAAAAAAGATTATGAAGAAAGTAAAGTTGAACTGCTAAGAAATTCATTGAACGTTTTGCTGAGGCGGGGGATTAAAGGGATGTATCTGCACGCCCACGATCCACGTCTGGAACGTTATTTGGAAGAAATGATGCCTAAATAG